A single Pseudodesulfovibrio aespoeensis Aspo-2 DNA region contains:
- a CDS encoding Tn7-like element transposition protein TnsE, with protein MVSVSNYPFEGFKENTKILGVGSLFRPIYSNRWNIDLQLSPKQVKDFLSISNAPAIARNRILKATKKEDKRGWKRRFRISDTRDWDIKTIGECPVQRLEKWSNPNQLCFVFTIGEDITIYLPQFELARTLFFHGGYLSRTAIESDCLKSEFAVEIDHENNAIIRVMPSASFTVAHLNEPKCRNYLSWILLDEDAKQSYESITKYQRKDGIDYKNYRRWNFQFDPPPLTHVWLQIRGQFSNDSKSCFVHEIDEIKGIPNKSFRSIEMAHPDFERLIPSEGQAIRPVSNNPESPLLIHDDIASNANTLPIVMEADSVSIEFKTPFHVTKITSKERKQGSTLSGEESEDKQISVSTEEGVEDRGLPGADWDTLNDETDYEQFFENKFVCFRDMVKILIETYGCVPTSKAIPPLPKIGKCKKHILSTTGESRCMAIIGLQVGEKTVHLLEVDTSDADKSLSTQVLVVKDLEAWETNVERLKRELLQSSLRWPKKLLDELCGKDHFNGVNHPQAPSSNKGVLELDSIAGWASRIYSWMLRL; from the coding sequence ATGGTCAGTGTGAGCAACTATCCATTTGAGGGATTTAAAGAAAACACAAAAATTCTAGGAGTTGGCTCTCTTTTTAGGCCCATCTATAGCAACAGATGGAATATTGATCTCCAACTTTCTCCGAAACAGGTCAAAGATTTTCTAAGCATCTCCAATGCACCCGCAATAGCACGAAACCGCATTCTCAAAGCCACTAAGAAAGAAGACAAACGGGGGTGGAAACGCCGCTTCCGCATCTCTGACACAAGAGATTGGGATATAAAAACGATTGGAGAATGCCCGGTCCAAAGACTCGAAAAATGGTCGAATCCGAACCAACTATGCTTTGTCTTCACAATAGGTGAAGACATCACCATCTATCTCCCTCAATTTGAACTGGCTCGCACTCTTTTCTTTCATGGCGGGTACCTCTCTCGAACCGCCATTGAATCTGACTGCTTAAAATCAGAGTTCGCAGTGGAGATCGACCACGAAAACAATGCCATCATTCGCGTAATGCCTTCAGCCAGCTTCACCGTAGCTCACCTCAATGAGCCAAAATGCCGCAATTATCTGTCTTGGATTTTGCTTGATGAAGACGCCAAGCAATCTTATGAGAGTATTACCAAATACCAACGTAAAGACGGGATCGACTATAAAAATTATCGCAGATGGAACTTTCAATTCGACCCGCCGCCACTGACACACGTTTGGCTACAAATACGGGGGCAATTCTCTAACGATTCAAAAAGTTGCTTCGTGCATGAAATCGATGAGATAAAAGGCATTCCCAACAAGTCATTTCGAAGTATTGAAATGGCACATCCAGATTTTGAACGCCTCATCCCGAGCGAGGGGCAGGCCATTCGCCCAGTAAGCAATAACCCTGAATCTCCATTACTCATCCACGATGACATAGCATCAAATGCCAATACGCTACCGATTGTTATGGAAGCCGACAGTGTTTCTATAGAATTCAAAACCCCATTCCATGTGACCAAAATAACTTCCAAAGAACGAAAACAAGGGAGTACACTTTCTGGTGAGGAGAGTGAAGACAAACAGATTTCGGTCAGCACGGAAGAAGGCGTCGAGGATCGAGGCCTCCCCGGAGCAGATTGGGACACACTGAATGACGAAACGGATTATGAGCAGTTCTTTGAGAACAAGTTTGTCTGCTTTCGAGACATGGTCAAAATATTGATAGAAACCTATGGGTGCGTTCCCACCTCAAAGGCGATCCCACCACTACCCAAAATCGGCAAATGCAAAAAACATATCCTCTCAACAACCGGCGAATCCAGATGCATGGCTATAATTGGCCTACAGGTTGGCGAAAAAACAGTTCACCTGCTCGAAGTCGATACGTCAGATGCCGACAAATCCTTATCCACGCAAGTCCTCGTAGTAAAGGATTTGGAAGCATGGGAGACAAACGTCGAAAGACTCAAACGAGAACTGCTTCAGTCTTCCCTCAGATGGCCAAAAAAACTGCTCGATGAGCTATGCGGGAAAGACCACTTCAATGGAGTCAATCACCCACAGGCTCCTTCAAGCAATAAGGGCGTGCTTGAGCTAGACTCTATTGCAGGCTGGGCCAGCCGGATCTATAGCTGGATGCTACGTTTGTGA
- a CDS encoding SIS domain-containing protein yields the protein MCGIASFLSNRQWLETPDTAWIDTVADAFDTVVAGNDLMDAAAPLSALTDHFYDLMAFGLHLQLATDPATRLRLEAIRDAIRKLRGAAAVKLEQGPRTDALEALREQLDDYLWQIDQEVLANVGRTLALMPAPLAADAKARDRHLLAWGMELVLESIDKLEVRGRDSAGVAVAFILPADMDPELRLSPAQKAEFCDRCSIAHADTRQVLVRKLDDGRTACRFLYKVAQLVGQLGDNGAALRRFIVEDELLWTMAEGLETLNIIAHTRWASNGIISVPNCHPVDGLVEGGVSTGLEKTMFVLNGDVDNYRTLVEETVVSKGAFIPPIISTDAKILPVLFHMDAPEDGDAEERFRSVLRRCEGSLAVVMQNLSDFDSQFLAQKGSGQSFNVGRTQDGWLVASEAYGMAARARSSYPIAVHRQGGVSVILRDNDPADAVPMARFLDSGEGVPLKAEKIEIFSRDIFRGEYNHYIEKEMHEASNSVRNTLHGKYLRHNGRATFLPEGFGNGPALVRRFTTGAVPVKRIICVGQGTAAVAAMAVARLLRRSLAGSSISIESYTGSELVGFMGDERMDDVVLVPVSQSGTTTDTNRVVDLCRDRGAWVNCIVNRRNSPLVQKSDSYIYTSNGRDVEMAVASTKAFYSQVAAGKLLSLWLASVLGTMDADAVTAEITALEGLPAKIDQVLDGKEAIAEVAKKYAPVHRYWALVGNGANCVAAQEVRIKLSELCYKSIPCDVTEDKKHIDLSTEPLTLVMASDLPELVVMDTVKEVTIFKAHNGSPIVFCAEDETRFDGVAEAVIKVPRAGGGLDFVTETVAGHWWGIAAAKAIDAHAEPFRAARIALGDMIADPATWDRTLVLNQLNKCVDRIASGATDSALPARVAAALANYMLWLVNQSPSICVTETRLADILTILNKAIEEMTRPIDTIRHQAKTVTVGISRPQG from the coding sequence ATGTGTGGAATCGCCAGTTTTCTCAGCAACAGGCAGTGGCTTGAGACACCCGACACGGCGTGGATCGACACCGTTGCCGATGCCTTTGACACAGTGGTGGCAGGCAACGACCTCATGGACGCCGCCGCCCCGCTCTCAGCGCTGACTGACCATTTCTACGACCTGATGGCCTTTGGCCTGCACCTGCAACTGGCGACCGACCCGGCCACCCGACTGCGGCTCGAAGCCATCCGCGACGCCATCCGCAAGCTGCGGGGCGCGGCGGCGGTCAAGCTGGAGCAAGGCCCGCGCACCGACGCGCTTGAAGCCCTGCGCGAGCAGCTCGACGACTACCTGTGGCAGATCGACCAGGAGGTGCTGGCCAATGTCGGGCGCACCCTGGCCCTGATGCCCGCCCCCCTGGCCGCGGACGCCAAGGCCCGCGACCGCCATCTGCTGGCCTGGGGCATGGAGCTGGTGCTCGAATCCATCGACAAGCTCGAAGTGCGTGGCCGCGACTCCGCCGGAGTGGCCGTGGCCTTCATCCTGCCTGCGGACATGGACCCTGAACTGCGCCTCTCGCCCGCCCAGAAGGCGGAATTCTGCGACCGCTGCTCCATCGCCCACGCCGACACCCGCCAGGTGCTGGTGCGCAAGCTCGACGACGGGCGCACGGCCTGCCGGTTCCTTTACAAGGTGGCCCAGCTGGTGGGCCAGCTGGGCGACAACGGCGCGGCCCTGCGCCGGTTCATCGTCGAGGACGAACTCCTGTGGACCATGGCCGAGGGCCTTGAGACCCTAAACATCATCGCCCACACCCGCTGGGCGTCCAACGGCATCATCTCGGTGCCCAACTGCCATCCCGTGGACGGGCTGGTGGAAGGCGGCGTTTCCACCGGATTGGAAAAAACCATGTTCGTGCTCAACGGCGACGTGGACAACTACCGCACCCTGGTGGAGGAGACCGTGGTCTCCAAGGGCGCGTTCATCCCGCCGATCATCTCCACCGACGCCAAGATCCTGCCCGTGCTCTTCCACATGGACGCGCCCGAGGACGGCGACGCCGAGGAGCGGTTCCGCAGCGTGCTCAGGCGGTGCGAGGGCTCCCTGGCCGTGGTCATGCAGAATTTGAGCGATTTCGACAGCCAGTTCCTGGCCCAGAAGGGCAGCGGCCAGAGCTTCAACGTGGGCCGCACCCAGGACGGCTGGCTGGTGGCCAGCGAGGCCTACGGCATGGCCGCCAGGGCGCGCAGCTCCTACCCCATAGCGGTCCATCGCCAGGGCGGCGTCTCGGTCATCCTGCGCGACAACGACCCGGCGGACGCCGTGCCCATGGCCCGGTTCCTCGATTCGGGCGAGGGCGTGCCTCTCAAGGCCGAGAAGATCGAGATATTCTCGCGCGACATCTTCCGCGGCGAATACAACCACTACATCGAAAAAGAGATGCACGAGGCGTCCAACTCCGTGCGCAACACCCTGCACGGCAAATACCTCAGGCACAACGGCCGGGCGACCTTCCTCCCCGAGGGATTCGGCAACGGCCCGGCCCTGGTCAGGCGGTTCACCACCGGGGCCGTCCCGGTCAAGCGCATCATCTGCGTGGGCCAGGGAACCGCCGCCGTGGCCGCCATGGCCGTGGCCCGGCTGCTCAGGCGCTCGCTGGCGGGCAGTTCCATTTCAATAGAGTCCTACACCGGCAGCGAGCTGGTGGGTTTCATGGGCGACGAGCGCATGGACGATGTGGTCCTGGTCCCGGTCTCCCAGTCCGGCACCACCACGGACACCAACCGCGTGGTGGACCTGTGCCGCGACCGGGGCGCCTGGGTCAATTGCATCGTCAACCGGCGCAACTCGCCCCTGGTCCAGAAGTCCGACTCCTACATCTACACCAGCAATGGCCGCGATGTGGAAATGGCCGTGGCCTCCACCAAGGCGTTCTACTCCCAGGTGGCGGCGGGCAAGCTGCTCTCCCTGTGGCTGGCCAGCGTGCTTGGCACCATGGACGCGGACGCCGTGACCGCCGAGATCACCGCCCTGGAGGGGCTGCCCGCCAAGATCGATCAGGTGCTCGACGGCAAGGAGGCCATCGCCGAGGTGGCGAAAAAGTACGCCCCTGTCCACCGCTACTGGGCGCTGGTTGGCAACGGAGCCAACTGCGTGGCCGCGCAGGAGGTGCGCATCAAGCTCTCGGAGCTGTGCTACAAGTCCATCCCCTGCGACGTGACCGAGGACAAGAAGCACATCGACCTCTCCACCGAGCCGCTGACCCTGGTCATGGCCAGCGACCTGCCCGAGCTGGTGGTCATGGACACGGTCAAGGAAGTGACCATCTTCAAGGCGCACAACGGCTCGCCCATTGTCTTCTGCGCCGAGGACGAGACCCGCTTCGACGGTGTGGCCGAGGCTGTCATCAAGGTGCCTCGCGCCGGCGGCGGGCTTGACTTCGTGACCGAAACCGTGGCCGGACACTGGTGGGGCATCGCCGCGGCCAAGGCCATCGACGCCCACGCCGAGCCCTTCCGCGCCGCGCGCATCGCGCTTGGCGACATGATCGCCGATCCGGCCACCTGGGACCGCACCCTGGTCCTCAACCAGCTCAACAAGTGCGTGGACCGCATCGCCTCAGGCGCGACCGACTCGGCCCTGCCCGCCCGTGTGGCCGCGGCCCTGGCCAACTACATGCTCTGGCTGGTCAACCAGTCGCCCTCCATCTGCGTCACCGAGACCCGTCTGGCCGACATCCTGACCATCCTCAACAAGGCCATCGAGGAAATGACCCGCCCCATCGACACCATCCGCCACCAGGCAAAAACCGTGACAGTGGGCATCAGCAGACCGCAGGGGTAG
- a CDS encoding TnsD family Tn7-like transposition protein — protein MRKQRKAFSYLQHIVVLESLLGSEWLFEEVISQAHKQTIQESTSSYSPSKSHSLSTLHAKRNAWLEMVKVKGTREARLSGGDHIYTWLYRNDRNWLKRINRKHRKATRSENRRVNWHERDKHILQRLEAIKQNRANKLDSPRRSKNWYSAQAGCQHMSRKMDKLPLSAAFLENNSEDVANYQIRRIIRVMQAYDAPLAELPYWELLRLSGLSEQRMKKRTRQFLQHLGWSV, from the coding sequence ATGAGAAAGCAACGAAAGGCGTTCAGCTATCTGCAACACATTGTGGTACTGGAATCCCTACTGGGATCGGAGTGGCTTTTTGAAGAAGTGATTTCTCAGGCGCATAAGCAGACCATCCAGGAGAGCACGTCTTCATACTCCCCATCCAAGAGCCACTCGCTATCGACTCTCCACGCCAAACGTAACGCATGGCTAGAGATGGTGAAGGTCAAGGGAACGAGAGAAGCGCGGCTGTCTGGAGGTGATCATATTTACACATGGCTTTACAGAAATGATCGAAACTGGCTAAAAAGAATCAACAGGAAGCACAGAAAAGCAACACGTTCGGAAAATCGACGAGTTAACTGGCATGAACGCGACAAGCATATCCTTCAAAGGCTTGAAGCCATTAAGCAGAACCGTGCCAACAAGTTGGACTCACCGCGCCGAAGCAAAAATTGGTATAGCGCGCAAGCTGGATGCCAGCACATGTCACGCAAGATGGACAAGCTCCCTCTTTCGGCAGCGTTCTTGGAAAACAACAGCGAAGACGTTGCCAATTATCAGATAAGGAGGATCATCCGAGTCATGCAAGCCTATGATGCGCCACTGGCGGAACTACCTTACTGGGAGCTCTTGCGGCTATCAGGACTAAGCGAGCAGAGAATGAAAAAGCGAACCAGACAGTTTTTGCAACATTTAGGATGGTCAGTGTGA
- a CDS encoding heteromeric transposase endonuclease subunit TnsA, which yields MAKKKYSHTDVTFQRWIKEGRGAGRGRDYKPWLTVRDLPSLGRSHRIFGHKSQRTHHLFSDLELAVFLLLEWQTTTLEIREQFPLQRELTIEIAEQCGIPHPSVAGVTQYMSSDFLVTASQAEFPKFAIQAKRSEDLVKPRVIEKLELERQYWQRKNTPWFLITEKEIPSAVFQNIEWLYPAQRGEIATSDLIHRLSIYNHHFAERPDSTIINIAKSLDVAYALPVGESLREIRQLLAHRFFIFDLYKPFRKLTPADLVPLDTATMEVLQHVQN from the coding sequence ATGGCAAAAAAGAAGTACTCCCATACGGATGTAACGTTTCAGCGATGGATCAAAGAAGGACGCGGCGCAGGCAGAGGCCGCGACTATAAACCATGGCTGACAGTAAGAGACCTCCCTTCCCTAGGGCGTTCTCACCGAATTTTCGGGCACAAATCCCAAAGGACCCACCACCTGTTCTCCGATCTGGAGCTTGCGGTCTTCCTCCTTCTTGAATGGCAGACAACAACTCTGGAAATAAGAGAGCAATTTCCGCTTCAACGAGAACTCACTATTGAGATCGCTGAACAATGTGGCATTCCCCACCCGTCGGTGGCAGGTGTCACTCAGTACATGTCCTCAGATTTTCTAGTGACCGCTTCTCAAGCTGAATTCCCAAAGTTTGCAATACAAGCAAAACGCTCTGAAGATCTCGTCAAACCAAGAGTGATCGAAAAGCTGGAGTTGGAACGGCAATATTGGCAGCGAAAAAACACCCCCTGGTTTCTGATCACAGAAAAAGAGATTCCCTCTGCTGTCTTTCAAAACATAGAATGGCTTTACCCTGCTCAACGCGGCGAGATAGCAACGTCCGACCTGATTCATCGACTCAGCATCTACAATCATCATTTTGCTGAACGCCCGGATTCTACTATTATAAACATAGCGAAATCACTTGATGTCGCATACGCACTCCCTGTGGGAGAATCACTACGCGAGATCCGCCAACTGCTCGCCCACCGCTTCTTCATTTTTGATTTGTACAAGCCATTTCGGAAACTCACTCCAGCGGACCTTGTCCCCTTAGACACCGCAACTATGGAGGTGCTTCAGCATGTTCAGAATTAA
- a CDS encoding DDE-type integrase/transposase/recombinase yields MFRINEVLTHEGTLFRVLSLLGEQIVWINIEDSRGLPSLVFVSELSKAFDDEMLIRADDPYAKLILATPEEGSTAQLKRDKNFRLIRDIISDPLFYDPQVRGAKIKEVASANSASKSNLYKLIRRYWQRGQTPNALLPHYKNSGGKGKKRKANGKKFGRPRTISPGVGATIDEQTERLFRIAIDKHLLTENKSDFPYAHRRFTTLYKNYFPDTSESEIPTKWQMLHFYKREYSLTEKLRKRTNKIEYNKDVRQLSSTANAKTLGPGSRYEIDATIADIYLVSDSDRGNIVGRPVIYFVKDVFSRMIAGFYVGFENPSYATAIQALTMAMTNKVQLCAEYGVKISEEDWPTVGLPDAILADRGELLGHQIESLENSFSVRIENTPPYRGDAKGIVERSFRTIQAEFKPFAPGVVGKTKIKKHGGRDYRLDARFPVQEFKEIILSSILMHNRFDVLEKYDREADMPPDLEMTPLSIWNWGIQHRTGRLRAAPEEAIRISLLPRTKATISDLGISVFGVYYTCPEIIEQGWLHRAKEVRRPVGLQAAFDPSSADKIYLFPSKDKGEYWTCSLTPRSREFAGASFWDVWQIKNQQKKTVATSRQRLNEQKRQHEEFIAKKIKAAQQRSPQLDDLSDAERIRSIRSNKENEKRIERQQRNPENSQKTNARKGKTIPFKENTLEKYDYPNLIEELFDNEDN; encoded by the coding sequence ATGTTCAGAATTAATGAAGTCCTCACACACGAAGGGACGCTGTTCAGGGTCCTATCTCTACTTGGAGAGCAGATCGTCTGGATCAACATCGAAGACTCCAGAGGACTCCCCTCACTTGTCTTTGTCAGCGAACTCTCGAAGGCCTTTGATGACGAAATGCTCATCCGAGCTGATGATCCATATGCAAAACTTATCCTTGCAACTCCAGAAGAAGGCAGCACGGCACAGCTCAAGCGAGATAAGAATTTCAGGCTAATTCGAGATATTATCAGTGATCCGCTTTTTTACGACCCACAAGTCAGGGGTGCCAAGATCAAGGAAGTCGCCTCAGCCAACAGTGCGTCCAAATCAAACTTATACAAACTCATTCGCCGCTATTGGCAACGAGGGCAAACCCCTAATGCGCTTTTACCTCATTATAAAAACTCCGGCGGAAAAGGGAAAAAACGCAAAGCCAACGGCAAAAAGTTTGGCCGTCCCCGCACTATTAGTCCGGGCGTAGGCGCAACCATTGACGAACAAACAGAGCGCCTTTTCAGGATAGCGATTGATAAACACCTACTCACAGAAAATAAAAGTGATTTTCCATATGCCCATCGGAGGTTTACAACACTCTACAAGAACTATTTCCCGGACACGTCTGAATCTGAAATTCCTACGAAATGGCAAATGCTGCACTTTTACAAGCGCGAGTACAGCCTTACTGAAAAGCTCAGAAAACGGACCAACAAAATCGAATACAACAAGGATGTCAGGCAACTTTCATCCACAGCAAATGCAAAGACTCTTGGACCTGGTTCCCGCTATGAAATAGACGCCACCATTGCAGACATATATCTGGTCTCCGACAGTGATCGGGGCAACATAGTAGGTCGTCCTGTTATCTATTTTGTCAAAGATGTGTTCAGCCGCATGATAGCTGGTTTCTATGTTGGGTTTGAAAATCCGTCATATGCAACTGCAATCCAAGCTCTGACGATGGCTATGACCAACAAAGTTCAACTCTGCGCAGAGTACGGTGTTAAAATTTCAGAGGAAGACTGGCCCACAGTCGGGCTGCCGGATGCAATACTAGCTGACAGAGGCGAACTACTGGGCCACCAAATCGAATCCCTCGAAAACAGTTTTTCCGTCAGAATCGAAAATACTCCTCCTTACCGGGGAGACGCAAAAGGTATAGTTGAACGTAGCTTCAGGACCATTCAGGCCGAGTTTAAACCGTTTGCCCCCGGCGTTGTGGGCAAAACAAAAATCAAGAAGCACGGCGGACGCGACTATCGGCTCGATGCCAGATTCCCCGTTCAAGAATTCAAGGAGATTATCCTCTCCTCTATCCTCATGCACAATCGATTTGATGTATTGGAAAAATATGATCGCGAAGCCGATATGCCACCAGACTTAGAAATGACGCCGCTCTCCATCTGGAATTGGGGTATCCAGCACAGAACGGGACGCCTGCGGGCAGCCCCTGAAGAAGCCATACGAATTAGCTTGTTGCCAAGAACCAAGGCAACCATTTCCGATTTAGGTATTTCTGTCTTTGGCGTATACTACACTTGCCCTGAAATAATAGAGCAAGGCTGGCTCCACCGTGCCAAAGAAGTACGAAGGCCCGTTGGATTGCAAGCAGCGTTTGATCCAAGCTCCGCCGACAAGATCTACCTCTTTCCGTCAAAGGACAAAGGGGAATACTGGACATGTAGTTTGACACCAAGATCCAGAGAGTTTGCTGGCGCTTCATTCTGGGATGTGTGGCAAATAAAAAATCAACAGAAAAAGACTGTTGCCACAAGCCGACAGCGTTTAAACGAGCAAAAAAGACAGCACGAAGAATTCATCGCAAAAAAGATCAAGGCAGCTCAACAGCGATCTCCTCAACTTGACGATTTGAGCGACGCAGAGCGCATTCGGAGTATTCGCTCCAACAAAGAAAACGAAAAAAGGATAGAACGACAACAGCGCAACCCAGAAAACAGTCAAAAGACTAATGCAAGAAAGGGCAAGACCATTCCTTTCAAGGAGAATACGCTCGAAAAATATGATTACCCAAATCTCATAGAGGAACTCTTCGACAACGAGGATAACTAA
- a CDS encoding TniQ family protein → MLNFPMPYPDELLYSTVARAGVHFGITSPKQLLDEVFNNRKVVATADLPSHIQAISEQYPKSLDLTAETLAYKHTLFPLYAPFIPEPRRLKSLNRMMHCTKGAVHLALGVTTSQIQQKQHFRLCPECMEEQLSKYGEYYWARQWQAAGYKYCLKHAELNSTRYALHNYHRHSFIALAPTTACLPPRSNSPPRDKRIEKRVEELLSLPPTHSPSFEQWNLLYKQVARTCKVPVN, encoded by the coding sequence ATGCTCAATTTCCCCATGCCATACCCTGACGAACTATTGTACAGCACTGTGGCGCGGGCTGGTGTCCATTTCGGAATAACAAGCCCCAAACAACTTCTTGATGAAGTCTTCAACAACAGAAAGGTCGTTGCCACAGCTGACCTTCCATCTCACATTCAAGCCATATCCGAGCAGTATCCCAAATCACTAGATCTGACAGCTGAAACTCTTGCTTACAAGCATACGCTGTTTCCGCTCTACGCCCCATTTATCCCGGAACCAAGACGACTCAAAAGCCTTAACAGGATGATGCATTGCACCAAAGGCGCAGTACATCTAGCTTTAGGTGTTACGACATCACAGATTCAACAGAAGCAACATTTCCGACTCTGCCCTGAATGTATGGAAGAGCAACTCTCAAAATATGGGGAATACTACTGGGCTCGTCAATGGCAAGCGGCAGGCTATAAATATTGCCTCAAACACGCAGAACTGAACAGCACGCGGTATGCACTGCATAATTACCACCGACATTCTTTCATCGCCCTCGCACCTACCACAGCCTGCTTGCCTCCCCGATCAAATTCACCGCCCCGAGATAAACGCATCGAAAAGAGAGTGGAAGAGCTCCTTAGTCTGCCCCCAACACATTCTCCCAGCTTTGAACAATGGAACCTCTTGTATAAACAGGTAGCCCGCACCTGTAAAGTCCCCGTAAACTAG
- a CDS encoding DUF6471 domain-containing protein: MPDDTKKHWCNEARGILNAQLKRQGITHEELVHRLAEISVLETQASIANKLCRGTFSAAFLLQVLMVTAPKEQKVVSITILDQAICA, encoded by the coding sequence ATGCCAGATGACACAAAAAAACACTGGTGCAATGAAGCCAGAGGGATTCTTAATGCACAACTAAAGCGTCAGGGAATTACTCACGAAGAGCTAGTCCACAGACTCGCTGAAATTAGTGTTCTCGAAACGCAAGCGAGCATCGCCAACAAGCTGTGCAGAGGGACCTTCTCTGCAGCATTTCTGTTGCAAGTTCTGATGGTAACGGCCCCCAAAGAACAGAAAGTAGTTAGTATAACAATCTTAGACCAAGCCATCTGTGCTTAG
- a CDS encoding AAA family ATPase: MALPKNMVKAVYRPSSIPQYKGNPLIEALPPLMDTRQVRSGLTGNVQFDPKDIYAGARERAHIISSLLDDFFQPLSAHVQLEEKISIMIRQGYVGRNLADGSLNTHMQNGYERVMTGDLEVCRFEHAKSTASSLSLIGCSGSGKSTTISRVFSTYPQVIYHEERNFTQITYLKVDCPHDGTLKNLCRQFFMAVDRVLHTDYETKYTGKRHGTDKLLAMMSQVANTHAIGVLIIDEIQHLDRRRSGGVEKMLNFFVTLVNTIGLPVIFVGTPKARPIFERDLRSARRGAGFGSLFWEPMKAPDISPGMKTEWMAFSDKLWTYQWLQKCDVSLSEDLRACWYDLSQGVLDIVVKLFVLAQLRAITTGGERITTGLLQKVYDDELKPVHPMLAALRSGDPERIAQYSDLIVPNIDLKLLELTASIKLPAPLRTEATLFDENPQAQRLYNLLVGMECEGNRIVPLVIRVLEAHPDLKTSKMIELALKWYESQEAPRPPTKAKSIPRKDWHSLGSEDLRFVFSQTDSKDMYEHLKQNSMIFDMEDWLRKPG; this comes from the coding sequence ATGGCTCTACCGAAGAACATGGTAAAAGCGGTATACCGTCCTTCCAGCATCCCACAATACAAGGGCAACCCTTTGATTGAGGCCTTACCTCCATTGATGGATACCCGGCAGGTAAGATCCGGCCTGACCGGAAACGTACAATTCGATCCTAAAGACATCTATGCCGGGGCCCGTGAAAGGGCGCATATCATATCCTCGTTGCTTGACGACTTCTTCCAACCTCTTTCTGCTCATGTTCAGTTGGAAGAAAAAATCTCAATCATGATAAGACAGGGCTACGTTGGAAGAAATTTGGCAGATGGCTCGCTCAACACGCACATGCAAAACGGCTACGAGCGAGTGATGACTGGAGATCTGGAGGTTTGCCGTTTTGAACACGCAAAATCAACGGCCTCAAGTCTCTCCCTAATTGGCTGCTCTGGCAGCGGGAAAAGCACGACTATCAGCCGCGTTTTTTCGACGTATCCTCAAGTTATTTACCATGAAGAACGCAACTTCACTCAGATAACTTACCTCAAAGTAGATTGTCCTCACGATGGAACTCTGAAGAATCTATGCAGACAATTCTTCATGGCAGTAGATCGCGTCCTACACACCGATTATGAGACCAAATACACCGGCAAACGCCACGGTACCGATAAGCTGCTAGCAATGATGAGCCAAGTTGCTAACACTCACGCCATAGGAGTGCTTATCATCGACGAAATCCAGCACCTTGATCGTCGGCGTTCAGGTGGTGTGGAGAAAATGCTCAACTTCTTTGTCACATTGGTAAACACAATTGGGTTGCCGGTCATATTCGTTGGGACGCCCAAGGCCAGACCTATTTTTGAAAGAGACTTACGCTCCGCAAGGCGCGGAGCAGGATTTGGCTCATTGTTTTGGGAGCCCATGAAAGCACCTGATATCAGCCCAGGTATGAAAACAGAATGGATGGCTTTTTCTGACAAACTATGGACATACCAATGGCTCCAAAAGTGTGACGTGAGTCTTAGTGAGGACCTTAGGGCTTGTTGGTATGATCTCTCGCAAGGAGTCCTCGACATTGTCGTCAAACTATTCGTCCTGGCCCAATTAAGAGCTATTACCACGGGGGGAGAACGAATAACAACGGGGCTCTTGCAAAAGGTTTACGACGATGAATTAAAGCCAGTGCATCCCATGCTAGCCGCACTTCGTTCAGGCGATCCTGAGAGGATTGCGCAGTACTCTGACTTGATTGTTCCCAACATTGATCTAAAACTGCTCGAACTGACAGCTTCAATCAAACTCCCGGCACCGCTAAGAACCGAAGCAACTCTCTTTGATGAGAATCCGCAGGCTCAACGCTTATACAATTTACTCGTCGGCATGGAATGCGAAGGGAATCGAATCGTCCCTCTAGTAATAAGAGTGTTGGAAGCCCATCCAGACCTCAAAACATCCAAAATGATCGAACTCGCACTAAAATGGTATGAGTCACAGGAAGCTCCTCGCCCCCCAACGAAGGCCAAGTCTATTCCTCGAAAGGATTGGCATTCGCTAGGCTCGGAGGACCTCAGGTTCGTGTTTTCCCAGACCGACTCCAAAGACATGTACGAGCACCTGAAGCAAAACTCCATGATCTTCGACATGGAAGACTGGTTACGCAAGCCGGGGTAA